TGCCTGGGAGCAGGCCCTGGTTGTTTTCAATATGCGTTTTTCAGATTATCTCAATTCGGAATTGCAGGATTCCGGCGTCGGGATCAGTAGCTGTACGTTGCAAAAAGCGGTTGACGATTACGGCATGACGCTTTCAGAAGCTCAACTTTCGGAAGAGGCAGCGGACATTGTGCAACGCCTGCTTTACAATGTTTCCCAGGCTTGTGTGGAAAATGAAAAGTAACCTCAGCGCACGAGGTGGCTTTTAAAGCACCTTCTCAATTCTATAATACTCGATATCCTCTTTGAAAAACGCCTCAGAGAATTTGGAGAAGCCAAAGCGTTCGTAAAACCCAAATGCGTCGGTACGGGCGTCGCACCACATTCTCTGAAACTGTTTTTGTCGTGCAAATTCTATGGAATGTTCCAGCAACTGCGAACCCAGTCCTTTTCCCTGAAATTGGGGAAGCGTGGCAAATTTCCTGAACCGCATACTGGCTCCGTCTGCAAACAGAGAAATGACTGAAACCAGCCGGGCATTTACATACAAACCAAAATGAAACCCCAACTCGTCTTCGGGCACTTTCACGAAGTCGGCGGATTTGCCGGGCCATAGTACCAAATGCCTGATAGATAATGTTTCACCAGCATTTACTTTTTGGATTTCAATGGAATTCATTCTTTTATTTATATGAAAAAATGATTAACTACACCTTTATTTAACCTTTTTGCAAAGGTAATTCCAACCGTTTTATTTTCTCATGATTTAAAACTTTACAGCAATGTCAGGTATTGGTTTCGCCGCAGGCCCGGATGGAAAGATATCCGGCCAGGCAAGGATACAATCCATTGATATTTTACGCGGGCTGATCATGGTTTTAATGGTGATCGACCACGTTCGGGTGTATTCTGGACTTCCACCCGGAGGCCCATCGCCAGGCATATTTTTCACGCGCTGGATCACACACTACTGCGCACCCGGTTTCGCTTTTTTTGCGGGAACAAGCATTTTCCTCTACGGTATCAGGCTCGGAAACAAAGGAATGCTGGCTCGGTACCTCGTCACACGCGGACTTTTGCTGGTACTGCTGGAATTGACAGTGATCCGTATTTTCTGGACTTTCAGCGTGGACTATTCCGAGTTTGTGTTGCTTGGCGTGATATGGATGCTGGGCTGGTGCATGGTCCTGATGGCTGCGTTTATATGGTTGCGTCCAATGACTACCGGCATCATTGGGCTGGCAATTATCGTTTTTCAGGATCTTTTTGCCAAAATACCTCATCTCGTTTCCGAGTCTTCGCAACAATCATTCGGCCGCTTTTGGGAGCTGATATATAAATCAGGGTTTGAAACCTGGCCGGGGATTTCAATACTGTATGTCATTGTTCCGTGGATAGGCGTAATGGCCGCGGGTTATGGTTTCGGGTCGATTCTGCTGCTGGGCCCCGCGCGCAGGCGTAAGATTTGTCTGGGTATCGGCCTGTCCGCGATTGCGCTCTTTCTGGTGATAGCAAGCATATTTATTTCCCGGCAACCGGTTGATGCCGAAACACCGCCATTCATTTTTCAGCTTTTGAATCAAAGGAAATATCCTGCTTCACAACTGTACCTGCTCATGACACTCGGTCCACTGATCGCGCTGATACCATGGGCCGAAAAAGCGGGTGGGAAGTTGTCGGGTTTGCTCAAAGTGATCGGGCAGGTACCAATGTTCTTTTATCTGCTGCATATCCTGCTCATTCATTTGACGGCTTTTGTGGTCAATGTGATCCTTTACGGGGCTGTTCACCAGGAATGGTACCAAAGCGCACCGTTTACTCAAATGCCCGAGGAGTACAGATGGAGCCTGCCGCTGCTGTATCTGGTGTTTGCTGTCGACGTAGTCTTGCTTTTTGCCGCCTGCCGGTGGTATGCCGGATATAAAAGAAGCCATCCTGAACAAAAGTGGTTGAAATACATTTGACCCACAGAAAATGAAGCAACCCGAAGGACTTAGTAAAAACGAGCCACTGCTGTGGTCGCCAGGGACAGGTACAGAGGTGTGGGAAATGTTCATAGCCGCCCAAAATGGTGATATTGACACCATTAAAAAGCTTCTTGAAAAGGATTCAGGTCTGATCCGCGGTGCTTTTGACTACCGGACCCCTATTTCATTTGCTGTCCAGGAAAATCAGCTGGAAACCGTTGCGTATTTGCTGCAAAAAGGTGCCAATCCAATCGAATCGGGGACCAATGACACATTGCTGCAGATCGCAAAAGATAGGGGATACCCGGAAATGCAGGCGCTTTTGGAAAAGGTGCTGAACAAGCCGCATGATTCTGCCGCGGGTGAGGAAATGGGCAAAGCGATCAGGAGCCGTGATGTGAACGCGGTCCGGAAGTTGCTGGAATCCAATGTGGAGAATTTAAATGCGGTGGATGACCGGGGAAACCAGCCAATCCATTGGGCGGTGATGACCCGGAATCCCGAAATGATCGATCTGGTACTTTCCTTCGGCGCTGATATCGACAAAAAACGTCCCGACGGTGCCCGGCCCATCCAGCTGACGAATGGCGACTATCATTACCGGGGATGGCGGGATGTGCCCGACGATGTCACGCTCAAACCTAACGATATTTACCTGCACCTGAAATCAAGAGGGGCCTATGTGAATATGTGTGTCGCTTGTTTGCGGGGTGAGGAGGCAAGGGTCAGAGAATTGTTAAATGAAGATCCAGCCAGCGCAAACCGCCTTTCTGAATACGGTGGCTACTATCCGGGTGCGGGTGCGCCTTTAAAAAATGCGGCGATGGCTGGGCATATCCACATCGTTAAATTGCTGCTCGAAAATGGCGCCGACCCGAATTTGCCTGAGGAAGGTATTGCTCCTCTGGGCCATGCCTTGCATTCGGCGGTAGTTTACGGGCAAAATGAGATTGTGAAATTGCTTCTGGCGCACGGCGCCCATCCCAATGTCCCAGTGGAAAGTTCGGCCGATACATTGACTGCCGCGATGAGTAGAAATGATCAGGAGCTGGTGGATTTGCTTTGTTCTCACGGAGCAGCGAGATCCGTCGAAATATTGGCGTACTATGGTGATTTACGGACTGCTGCGGCTGTATTCAATGCTAATCCTGATCTGGCCAATGATGTGGTTGCATTGGAAAATGCTGCCGGAGAAGGACAGGATAATTTTGTTCGCCTCATGCTGCGCTATTATCCTGATCTGCCCAAAAGAGCAGCGGTAGGCGTCGCCAGCCAGGGTAATGCGGACCCTATCAAAAGTATGGAAACAGCCGAACTGCTTTTTGAGCATGGTATGGATCCCAATTTTTCAAATTGGCTGGGTATAAGGCCATTGCATCGTTTTGCAGAACGGGATGATTTGATCAGCGCCAAACTTTTTGTCGAAAAAGGCGCTGAACTGGATGTTGTTGACGATCAAATTTGCGCAACACCATTGGGCTGGGCAGCGAAATCGGGGCGGATTGAACTTGTCCGGTTTCTGTTAGAAAAAGGGGCCGATCCGACGATCCCAGCCGACAAACCATGGGCATTGCCCATTGAGTGGGCAAGAAGACGTGGTCATTCGGAGATTGTTACGGTATTGGGCAGTCAGTAACAAGACTTGGCAAGTTTTTAAAACTTACCAAGTCTTTAAAACTTGCCAAGTCTCTTTAACATAATCAACAAATGATAGAACCCGTTTTCTCGCACGCGGAGCCCATGTTGCAGGTAAGCGATGTGACAGAAACCGTTAAGTATTGGCAGGAAGTATTAGGTTTTCCAAATCAATGGACCTGGGGCGATCCGCCGAGCCATGGCGGAGTATCGTGGCACGGTGCTTTCATACAGTTTTCCCACAATTCTGAATTCGCCGAAAAGGCACGGGGCCAGTCAATCTGGATCAGGGTCACGCACATTGAAATCCTTTACGGCATGCACCAGAAGAATGGTGCAGACATTGTGATGCCACTTTCCAGACAACCATATGGTTTCGACGAATACGTGATCCGTGACCTCAATGGCAATTATATCGCTTTCGCTTCACCAGCTTCCGGCAAAACGAAGAGCTCCGAAAATCTGCCCGGCCCGGTGAAAATAACGGGCCGTCCTCCGACAATCATCGAGTACCGCAATCTGATCCAGGCGGTAGGCTGGTCGACTTCCGTGCCGGACAAAATGCTTCAAAGCCAGCTTGATCAGTTGCAGTATGCCGCGGTTGCTGAAAATGTGGAGAATGGGGAAGTAATTGGTTGTGCGCTGTTAATGGGTGACGGTTTTAGTTTTTATTATGTCAAAGATGTGATGGTACAACCCGCCTGGCAGGGCAAGCGGGTTGGTACGGCTATCATGCAGGAAATTTCGCGCTGGCTAGGTGAAAATGCACCCGACAAAGCGATGGTCGGTCTCTTTACCGGCGAAACATTGAAACCGTTTTATCAGCAATTCCATTTCGGCCCGACGTTCGGAATGATCCGGATTATTGATAAAAATGCAAAGTGATGGTTTACCAGCCGAATCCATAGTCTTCCCCATGGTTACTCGACCCGCCCCAGAAGCTTCCGTGTTGCCAGTCGAAGTAAATGGCGTTGATCGGCCCGCTCGTTCTGGGTTGGTAACTTAGCTTGTAACCCATTTGTGCAAGTTCTTTTCTGGACCAGTCGGGCATAGCCTGATTTAAGATCAATCCGCCAGGCATTTTTTCATGAATTCCAAAGCTCCCGTACATCTGCAATGTCTTGAAACTAGGCGCTTCGGTTGATTCCTGAACGGTCATTCCAAATTCCACAATATTCAAGAAGAATTGGAGCAGTAACTGATCCTGTTCGTCCCCAGCTTGTTTGGCAAATGAAAGAAAGGGCTTTCCATCTTTCATAGCGAGGCTAGGCGTAAGCGTTACTCGTGGACGCTTACCGGGCTCGACCACATTAAAAGGATTTTCCTTTGCATCCAGCACAAACGACTGCATACGCTGGCTCAAACCAACGCCTGTGTTACCGGCAATGCAGGCAGGCACCCAGCCACCACTCGGCGTGATACTCACGACCCAGCCTTCCTCATCCGCTGCTTCAACGGAGGTGGTACCGGCAGTAAATTCCTTCATAAATTCATCGCTCGGGCCATTGTCATTCCTGTTAGTGGATGCGTGGAAGTTTCCCCAGGTTTTGATCTGATCGGTATATGGATTCTTTTTGCCTTCAAAAGGGTAGGGGTCGCCAGGCATGATCTTGGCGTCATTCTTTTCCCAGTTGATCTGCTTGATCCTTTCTTTTGCATATTCCTTGGAAAGCAGGCCTTTCATTGGTTCTTCGGGTGCAAAGGCCGGGTCGCCATAGTAAAAATCACGGTCAGCGAATGCCAGGTTCATAATCTGGTACAATGTATGCACGTAGCGGGATGAATTGTACCCCATACTTTTCAGGTCAAAATTTTCCAGCATGTTCAATGCCTGCAGCATGACCGGGCCCTGTGTCCATTGCTGCATTTTATATACTTCAATGCCTTTGTAAGTAGTCATCAGCGGCTCCTCGATTTTGACCTTCCAGTTTGCCATGTCCTGCTCGGTGATCAGCCCGCCTTGTTCCTGTGTGCCTCTTGCAATTTCTTTGGCGATATCTCCTTTGTAGAACCGGTCATAGGCAGCATAAATGGCTTCTTTGCGGGTCTTCCCTTTTTTTAATGTCTGTTGCTCCGTGTCAACGAGTTTTTGTAAAGTAGCCAACAGGTCCTTTTGTACGAATATTTCGCCGGCATCAGGTGCCTCTCTAGGTTTGCCCAAATGGGGTAGGAATACCTTTGTAGAGTAAGGCCACTTTTTGATTTCAGCCTTTTCGCGTTCGATCATATTCGCGGTTTGTCCTTCAATGGGGTAGCCTTCGGCCATTTGCATGGCAGGAGCAAGTACCTCTTTCAGGCTCATGGTACCGTACTCAGCGAGCATGGTCATCAGGCCGCCCGGAGTTCCCGGAGTCGTAGCCGCCAGTGGACCATATTCCGGTGGGTATTTCATCCCTTTGTTTTTATAAAACTCGGCGGTAGCGCCAGTTGGGGCAACACCCATCGCATTGATAGCGATCACCTTTTTTGTTTTGGGATTATAGATCAAAGCCTGTGTTTCGCCGCCCCAGCTCAGTACGTCCCACATGGTGCAGGTAGCGGCCAGCATCGCACAAGAGGCGTCTATGGCGTTGCCACCTTTGCTGAAAATCATCGCCCCTGCCGTGGCGGCCAAAGGTTTGCCGGTAATTCCCATCCAATGCTTGCCGTGAAGCGGTGGTTTTTGGGTTGTCACCGGGAAATTGTTGAATGACTGGCTTTTTGCCGCAAATTGCGCCGCGACGAGCAATAAAGAAGTGAATAGGAGCTTTATTTTCATAAATGTTTTGGTTGAGCGGCTTAGGATTTTTTATAAGCTAAATCTACAAAAGAAATGGCTTTTTTGTCCATTCGCTGCCCAAATTCACTTCGCAATTTCCTGCAAGACCTCGGCCAGATTGCTTATTCCCCAATGTTCCGCGTATTTTCCATCGCGCAGACGGATGATGTCGATTACTTTGATGACTACCTTTTTGTTGGATGCCGGGATACCCATAAACGTACCGGTATGGGTGCCATGAAATTCCTTTCGTGTAGTGACCTTATCATTTTCAGCAACCTGGTCAAGGATATTGACTGTGATATCGGGAAAACCCACACGTAACACATGATGTAAAAAATGAACCATACTTTCGGGGCCCGCTGCTCCCGGAGGTGCTGCGTGATTCACCAGATCGTCGGATACCAGGTCCGTAAAACATGCGGCATTACCTTGCTCAATG
The genomic region above belongs to Dyadobacter pollutisoli and contains:
- a CDS encoding GNAT family N-acetyltransferase, with protein sequence MNSIEIQKVNAGETLSIRHLVLWPGKSADFVKVPEDELGFHFGLYVNARLVSVISLFADGASMRFRKFATLPQFQGKGLGSQLLEHSIEFARQKQFQRMWCDARTDAFGFYERFGFSKFSEAFFKEDIEYYRIEKVL
- a CDS encoding DUF1624 domain-containing protein: MSGIGFAAGPDGKISGQARIQSIDILRGLIMVLMVIDHVRVYSGLPPGGPSPGIFFTRWITHYCAPGFAFFAGTSIFLYGIRLGNKGMLARYLVTRGLLLVLLELTVIRIFWTFSVDYSEFVLLGVIWMLGWCMVLMAAFIWLRPMTTGIIGLAIIVFQDLFAKIPHLVSESSQQSFGRFWELIYKSGFETWPGISILYVIVPWIGVMAAGYGFGSILLLGPARRRKICLGIGLSAIALFLVIASIFISRQPVDAETPPFIFQLLNQRKYPASQLYLLMTLGPLIALIPWAEKAGGKLSGLLKVIGQVPMFFYLLHILLIHLTAFVVNVILYGAVHQEWYQSAPFTQMPEEYRWSLPLLYLVFAVDVVLLFAACRWYAGYKRSHPEQKWLKYI
- a CDS encoding ankyrin repeat domain-containing protein, which translates into the protein MKQPEGLSKNEPLLWSPGTGTEVWEMFIAAQNGDIDTIKKLLEKDSGLIRGAFDYRTPISFAVQENQLETVAYLLQKGANPIESGTNDTLLQIAKDRGYPEMQALLEKVLNKPHDSAAGEEMGKAIRSRDVNAVRKLLESNVENLNAVDDRGNQPIHWAVMTRNPEMIDLVLSFGADIDKKRPDGARPIQLTNGDYHYRGWRDVPDDVTLKPNDIYLHLKSRGAYVNMCVACLRGEEARVRELLNEDPASANRLSEYGGYYPGAGAPLKNAAMAGHIHIVKLLLENGADPNLPEEGIAPLGHALHSAVVYGQNEIVKLLLAHGAHPNVPVESSADTLTAAMSRNDQELVDLLCSHGAARSVEILAYYGDLRTAAAVFNANPDLANDVVALENAAGEGQDNFVRLMLRYYPDLPKRAAVGVASQGNADPIKSMETAELLFEHGMDPNFSNWLGIRPLHRFAERDDLISAKLFVEKGAELDVVDDQICATPLGWAAKSGRIELVRFLLEKGADPTIPADKPWALPIEWARRRGHSEIVTVLGSQ
- a CDS encoding GNAT family N-acetyltransferase — protein: MIEPVFSHAEPMLQVSDVTETVKYWQEVLGFPNQWTWGDPPSHGGVSWHGAFIQFSHNSEFAEKARGQSIWIRVTHIEILYGMHQKNGADIVMPLSRQPYGFDEYVIRDLNGNYIAFASPASGKTKSSENLPGPVKITGRPPTIIEYRNLIQAVGWSTSVPDKMLQSQLDQLQYAAVAENVENGEVIGCALLMGDGFSFYYVKDVMVQPAWQGKRVGTAIMQEISRWLGENAPDKAMVGLFTGETLKPFYQQFHFGPTFGMIRIIDKNAK
- a CDS encoding gamma-glutamyltransferase family protein, whose product is MKIKLLFTSLLLVAAQFAAKSQSFNNFPVTTQKPPLHGKHWMGITGKPLAATAGAMIFSKGGNAIDASCAMLAATCTMWDVLSWGGETQALIYNPKTKKVIAINAMGVAPTGATAEFYKNKGMKYPPEYGPLAATTPGTPGGLMTMLAEYGTMSLKEVLAPAMQMAEGYPIEGQTANMIEREKAEIKKWPYSTKVFLPHLGKPREAPDAGEIFVQKDLLATLQKLVDTEQQTLKKGKTRKEAIYAAYDRFYKGDIAKEIARGTQEQGGLITEQDMANWKVKIEEPLMTTYKGIEVYKMQQWTQGPVMLQALNMLENFDLKSMGYNSSRYVHTLYQIMNLAFADRDFYYGDPAFAPEEPMKGLLSKEYAKERIKQINWEKNDAKIMPGDPYPFEGKKNPYTDQIKTWGNFHASTNRNDNGPSDEFMKEFTAGTTSVEAADEEGWVVSITPSGGWVPACIAGNTGVGLSQRMQSFVLDAKENPFNVVEPGKRPRVTLTPSLAMKDGKPFLSFAKQAGDEQDQLLLQFFLNIVEFGMTVQESTEAPSFKTLQMYGSFGIHEKMPGGLILNQAMPDWSRKELAQMGYKLSYQPRTSGPINAIYFDWQHGSFWGGSSNHGEDYGFGW
- a CDS encoding ester cyclase, with translation MENTLEKNKAVVVRFNKEFIEQGNAACFTDLVSDDLVNHAAPPGAAGPESMVHFLHHVLRVGFPDITVNILDQVAENDKVTTRKEFHGTHTGTFMGIPASNKKVVIKVIDIIRLRDGKYAEHWGISNLAEVLQEIAK